A genomic window from Salvia miltiorrhiza cultivar Shanhuang (shh) chromosome 5, IMPLAD_Smil_shh, whole genome shotgun sequence includes:
- the LOC131024958 gene encoding WRKY transcription factor 18-like, producing MENNLEASTLSIDLNSNPNEAPKSGFEETSLREMKSLFKDAQDDELIQELCRVKSENKKLSNMLTIVSRNLSEFFKQMQYEEEELSRTRKRKADDINNQHLQNISPTHSADLPNVIKSNISRVYVRIDPSDVSLVVKDGYQWRKYGQKVTRDNPSPRAYYKCSFAPACPAKKKVQRSVDDSSILVATYEGQHHHHSRPAPADGGAPSPCGGATTAGDEYCSKSSQGASDEIHQFLVEKMASSLTRNHNFTTALAAAITGRILDEVILSETTAVVDDTNNISNSIGFSM from the exons ATGGAAAATAATTTGGAAGCCTCAACCCTTAGTATTGATCTCAACTCGAACCCTAATGAAGCTCCG AAGTCGGGATTCGAAGAAACTAGTCTCCGAGAAATGAAGTCCCTTTTCAAAGACGCTCAG GATGATGAACTGATCCAAGAATTGTGTCGTGTGAAATCCGAGAACAAGAAGCTGTCAAATATGCTGACAATTGTGAGCAGAAATTTGTCTGAATTTTTTAAGCAGATGCAGTACGAGGAGGAAGAGCtgtcaagaacaaggaagaggAAAGCCGACGACATTAATAATCAACATCTCCAAAATATTTCACCCACTCATTCTGCTGATTTGCCAAACGtgattaaatcaaatatttcaagAGTTTATGTAAGAATTGATCCATCTGATGTCAGTCTG GTAGTGAAGGATGGATACCAGTGGAGAAAATATGGACAAAAGGTAACGAGGGATAATCCGTCGCCTAGAGCTTACTACAAGTGCTCCTTCGCCCCGGCTTGCCCCGCCAAGAAGAAG GTGCAAAGGAGTGTAGACGATTCAAGTATCTTAGTAGCAACATATGAGGGCCAACACCACCACCACAGCCGCCCCGCTCCAGCCGATGGCGGAGCTCCATCTCCATGTGGCGGCGCTACAACAGCTGGTGATGAGTACTGTAGCAAAAGTAGTCAAGGTGCAAGTGATGAAATCCATCAGTTTTTGGTTGAAAAAATGGCTTCTTCTTTGACAAGAAATCACAATTTCACAACAGCGTTGGCTGCAGCCATAACAGGAAGAATTTTGGACGAGGTTATATTGTCGGAAACAACTGCTGTTGTCGACGacactaataatatttctaaTTCTATAGGTTTTTCAATGTAG